In a genomic window of Dyadobacter fermentans DSM 18053:
- a CDS encoding ferredoxin--NADP reductase, whose translation MSKYYFLKIKEIEKETEEAATIHFWHPINEVVQYRPGQFLTLLLPFEDKKIRRSYSMSSSPYTDVSLAITIKRVPGGYASNLLLDTLKEGDVLETLEPMGHFFPKQADDQTRQVVFIGAGSGITPLFSILKSVLMVEPESEIFLIYGSRREDSIIFKDKIAALENKYGRRITVVHTLSQPGEGWEGETGRLNKSHVLKIIEKLPTLNIKEAEYFLCGPEDMMEESHRALSILAVPESKIRKESFITATSAKPGEVTVEPEAEDDDSPKTREITLFYEGTEYKLPVKPHETVLEAALNMDIDLPYSCQAGMCTACMGRCTSGKVQMDEEDALSEAEVNEGFILTCVTHPMSDDVVIEVE comes from the coding sequence ATGAGCAAATATTATTTTTTAAAAATAAAGGAGATAGAAAAAGAAACGGAGGAGGCTGCGACCATCCATTTCTGGCACCCGATCAACGAAGTGGTTCAGTATCGTCCGGGGCAGTTCCTGACATTGCTGCTGCCTTTCGAAGATAAAAAAATCCGGCGGTCGTATTCGATGTCGAGCTCGCCTTATACCGATGTTTCGCTGGCTATTACCATTAAGCGCGTGCCGGGCGGCTATGCGTCCAATCTTCTGCTCGATACGCTGAAAGAAGGCGACGTGCTCGAAACATTGGAGCCGATGGGCCATTTTTTCCCCAAACAGGCCGACGACCAGACGCGCCAGGTGGTGTTTATCGGTGCAGGAAGCGGCATTACACCATTGTTTTCAATTCTGAAATCGGTTTTGATGGTGGAGCCGGAAAGTGAAATTTTCCTGATTTACGGAAGCCGACGGGAAGACAGTATTATTTTTAAAGACAAAATCGCGGCGCTGGAAAATAAGTATGGCAGGCGGATCACGGTTGTGCACACATTAAGCCAGCCCGGTGAAGGCTGGGAAGGCGAAACTGGCCGGTTGAACAAGAGCCACGTCCTTAAAATCATCGAAAAGCTCCCTACGCTGAACATCAAAGAAGCAGAATATTTCCTCTGCGGCCCCGAGGATATGATGGAAGAATCGCATCGCGCGCTTTCCATTCTCGCCGTTCCAGAGAGCAAAATCCGGAAGGAGAGCTTCATTACCGCAACTTCCGCCAAGCCCGGCGAAGTGACCGTGGAGCCCGAAGCAGAGGATGATGATTCGCCCAAAACACGCGAAATCACGCTGTTTTACGAGGGTACGGAGTATAAACTACCCGTAAAGCCGCACGAAACAGTGCTCGAAGCCGCATTAAATATGGACATTGACCTGCCGTATTCGTGCCAGGCGGGTATGTGTACGGCTTGTATGGGCCGGTGCACATCCGGAAAAGTGCAAATGGATGAGGAGGATGCACTTTCGGAGGCGGAAGTGAATGAAGGATTTATCCTCACCTGCGTTACACATCCGATGAGCGATGATGTGGTGATTGAGGTTGAGTGA
- a CDS encoding pyridoxal phosphate-dependent aminotransferase produces the protein MSAVAEQTRLADRINALEESSTLAMTKMARELAAQGHKVISLSVGEPDFKTPAHICEAAKKAIDDGFHGYSPVAGYPDLRKAIADKLKRDNNIDWKPENIVVSTGAKHSLANVIQVLVNPGDEVVIFAPYWVSYSEMVKLAEGKSVIIDGAFENDFKVTAAQLEAAITPRTKVVMYASPNNPTGAVYSEKELREIAAVLEKHEGVYVLADEIYEYINFTEEGHFSIGSIPALKDRVITVNGVAKGYAMTGWRIGFIAAAKWIADGVEKLQGQVTSGTNSIAQKAATAAFNGPKEPSIEMAKAYHRRRDLVVGLLKDIEGFKVNVPQGAFYAFPDVSYYFGKSDGETVIKDSDDFSNWLLNKSYVSTVAGSGFGAPNCIRISTAAADEALEEAVKRIKEAVATLK, from the coding sequence ATGTCCGCAGTAGCAGAGCAAACCCGGTTGGCCGACCGCATCAACGCCCTCGAAGAATCTTCGACGCTGGCGATGACCAAAATGGCCCGTGAACTGGCCGCCCAAGGCCATAAAGTGATCAGTCTGAGCGTTGGAGAGCCAGACTTCAAGACGCCCGCACACATTTGCGAGGCCGCTAAAAAAGCCATCGATGATGGTTTTCACGGTTATTCACCCGTAGCAGGTTACCCTGATCTGCGAAAGGCCATTGCCGATAAGTTAAAGCGCGACAATAATATAGATTGGAAACCCGAAAATATCGTGGTTTCAACCGGTGCCAAGCATTCACTCGCGAACGTGATCCAGGTTCTGGTAAATCCCGGCGACGAAGTGGTGATTTTCGCGCCTTACTGGGTGAGCTACTCCGAAATGGTGAAACTGGCCGAAGGAAAATCGGTGATCATCGACGGTGCTTTTGAAAATGATTTCAAAGTAACTGCGGCACAGCTCGAAGCTGCCATTACCCCACGTACTAAAGTGGTAATGTACGCTTCGCCCAACAACCCGACTGGCGCTGTTTATTCAGAAAAAGAATTGAGAGAGATCGCTGCGGTGCTCGAAAAACACGAAGGCGTGTACGTGCTGGCAGACGAAATCTACGAATATATCAACTTTACCGAGGAAGGCCATTTCAGCATCGGTTCTATTCCTGCATTGAAAGACCGCGTGATCACTGTGAACGGTGTGGCGAAAGGTTATGCGATGACAGGCTGGCGGATCGGGTTCATCGCTGCCGCGAAATGGATCGCGGATGGTGTTGAGAAATTGCAAGGCCAGGTTACTTCGGGAACCAACTCTATCGCGCAAAAAGCGGCTACGGCTGCATTCAACGGTCCGAAGGAGCCTTCTATCGAAATGGCGAAGGCATACCACCGCCGTCGTGACCTCGTGGTAGGTTTGCTGAAAGACATCGAGGGCTTCAAAGTGAATGTACCCCAAGGCGCATTTTACGCATTCCCGGATGTAAGCTACTACTTCGGAAAGTCTGATGGCGAGACTGTTATCAAAGATTCCGACGATTTTTCCAACTGGCTTTTGAACAAATCCTACGTTTCGACCGTAGCAGGTTCAGGTTTCGGTGCGCCAAACTGCATCCGTATCTCAACCGCCGCTGCCGACGAAGCTTTGGAAGAAGCGGTAAAGCGTATCAAAGAAGCGGTTGCGACTTTGAAATAA
- a CDS encoding RtcB family protein produces the protein MDTPITIEEITYLANVPEHLHAAFLRVANGLHERAKYPKEKVFLMLVKMLNDPKKYAYSKNKLTNLAKTVYDLKKAGTEISLTDDGKELIYNEEAVLTLEEKEPARKNTFNLREDKLHYAVFGKEQIEEGALAQMETAVSLPISVAGALMPDAHQGYGLPIGGVLATEPDKVIPYAVGVDIACRMCMSVFDIPTDYLKREPHFLKKILTENTKFGMGGETARKYDESVMDQPEWQATKTIRSLKDKAYRQLGTSGTGNHFVEWGIVEVFENDPLLNLPKGEYLSLLSHSGSRGFGGSVANYYSKLAMQKTVLPWQAAHLAWLDLNTEEGQEYWIAMNLAGDYASANHHEIHNKMAKSLGEKPLKMIENHHNFAWKETLADGREVIVHRKGATPAGSDELGIIPGSMSQPGYVIRGKANAASINSASHGAGRVMSRTKALSTTTRSQMNKILQDNGIQLIGGDLDESPMVYKNIEDVIAAQSDLVHVLAKFSPKIVRMADANRKEGRED, from the coding sequence ATGGACACACCCATCACAATAGAAGAAATCACCTATCTGGCCAACGTGCCGGAACACCTGCACGCCGCATTCCTGCGGGTGGCAAATGGCCTGCATGAACGTGCGAAATACCCGAAAGAGAAGGTATTTCTGATGCTCGTCAAAATGCTGAACGACCCGAAAAAGTACGCCTATTCCAAAAATAAGCTCACTAATCTGGCCAAAACCGTCTATGACCTCAAAAAAGCCGGCACGGAAATTTCCCTGACCGACGACGGCAAGGAGCTTATCTATAATGAAGAGGCGGTACTCACTTTGGAAGAAAAAGAGCCTGCCCGAAAGAACACATTCAACCTCCGCGAGGACAAGCTGCATTACGCCGTTTTCGGCAAAGAGCAGATTGAGGAAGGTGCATTGGCGCAAATGGAAACCGCCGTTAGTTTACCCATATCGGTCGCTGGCGCATTAATGCCGGATGCCCACCAGGGCTACGGATTACCCATCGGCGGCGTGCTTGCCACGGAACCCGATAAGGTTATCCCCTACGCCGTGGGCGTCGACATTGCTTGCCGCATGTGTATGTCGGTCTTTGACATTCCTACCGATTACCTCAAACGCGAGCCGCATTTCCTGAAAAAGATCCTCACCGAAAACACCAAATTCGGCATGGGCGGCGAAACTGCGCGCAAGTACGACGAAAGTGTGATGGACCAACCCGAATGGCAAGCCACCAAAACGATCCGTTCGTTGAAAGACAAGGCCTACCGGCAGCTCGGCACTTCGGGAACCGGCAACCATTTTGTAGAATGGGGTATTGTAGAAGTATTTGAAAACGACCCGCTTTTGAATTTACCCAAAGGCGAATACCTGTCGCTTCTTTCGCATTCCGGCTCGCGCGGCTTCGGCGGAAGCGTGGCCAATTACTATTCCAAACTGGCTATGCAAAAGACGGTGCTTCCATGGCAAGCCGCGCATTTAGCATGGCTGGACTTAAACACCGAAGAAGGCCAGGAATACTGGATCGCGATGAACCTCGCCGGCGACTATGCCTCGGCCAACCACCACGAAATCCACAACAAAATGGCCAAATCACTGGGTGAGAAGCCATTAAAAATGATAGAAAACCACCACAACTTCGCCTGGAAAGAAACCCTCGCCGACGGCCGCGAAGTAATCGTTCATCGCAAAGGCGCCACGCCCGCCGGCTCCGACGAACTCGGTATTATTCCCGGCTCGATGAGTCAGCCGGGGTACGTCATCCGAGGCAAAGCTAATGCCGCTTCCATCAACTCCGCTTCCCACGGCGCCGGCCGCGTCATGTCGCGTACGAAGGCGCTTTCCACCACCACCCGGAGCCAGATGAATAAGATTTTGCAGGACAATGGCATTCAACTCATTGGCGGCGACCTCGACGAATCGCCGATGGTTTACAAGAATATTGAGGATGTGATTGCTGCGCAATCCGACCTGGTGCATGTGCTGGCGAAGTTCTCGCCTAAGATTGTGCGGATGGCGGATGCGAATCGGAAGGAGGGGCGGGAAGATTGA
- a CDS encoding SRPBCC family protein: MPTILLQTPIEASPEICYKLSLNVDLHKISASRTGEHIVAGVASGIMKLGDSVTWRAKHFGIWQTLTTKITFAEPYVQFVDEMTQGAFKSMKHEHFFEPTGTGTVMKDVFRFQSPFGLAGRFFNHLILENYMREFLIERNRQIKEIAESNLRNRFL, encoded by the coding sequence ATGCCAACCATTCTACTTCAAACGCCAATAGAGGCTTCACCGGAAATATGTTACAAACTTTCCCTCAATGTTGACCTGCACAAGATCTCAGCAAGTAGAACCGGTGAACACATTGTTGCCGGCGTTGCCAGCGGTATCATGAAATTAGGCGATTCAGTTACATGGAGAGCCAAGCACTTTGGAATATGGCAGACGCTGACAACAAAAATAACATTTGCCGAACCCTATGTCCAGTTTGTGGATGAAATGACTCAAGGAGCTTTTAAGTCAATGAAACATGAGCATTTCTTTGAACCAACGGGCACCGGCACCGTCATGAAGGATGTCTTCCGGTTCCAATCTCCATTTGGCCTCGCCGGGAGATTTTTTAATCACCTCATTTTGGAAAATTATATGAGAGAATTTCTCATCGAGAGAAATCGGCAGATAAAAGAAATAGCAGAATCAAATTTGCGAAATCGCTTTCTATGA
- a CDS encoding BamA/TamA family outer membrane protein, whose translation MKLFYIGTVLTMLTVNGLQAGSYVAFPQAAVQDTVATADSAQKVMQKDLIDVLRKWKSKDKSDSVRVPKIKSGKPIFSLVPAGGYTLSSGLTGSLNANIAFYTSSPKTTNISSITTNFIYTEYKQMTIPVQANIWTRHNNYNFIVDWRFFKYPQDTYGLGMDSKIRDATNLKYKHLRLHQTVLKRIGKSFFVGLGFAYDKRWQIMQTDKEEKLNQDVRDYGLGTKSSSVGPLFTLAYDSRTNSINPLKGFYSNVQVRPNMKGLGSTNAWQSVVIDVRRYFNLPQGSQNTLAFWNYNWLTIGKPPYLDLPATGWDPTTSIGRGYIQGRFRSPNLLYFETEYRFALTKNGLFGGVLFANAQSVSDWPSKSFRRIAPAGGLGIRIKVNKTSGANIAIDYGFGMDGSRGLFVNLGEVF comes from the coding sequence ATGAAACTTTTCTACATAGGGACCGTGCTAACAATGCTGACCGTGAATGGTTTGCAAGCCGGTAGTTATGTAGCATTCCCGCAAGCGGCCGTGCAGGACACCGTCGCCACGGCCGATTCTGCGCAAAAAGTAATGCAAAAAGACCTGATCGACGTGCTCAGGAAGTGGAAATCGAAGGACAAATCGGATTCTGTGCGTGTTCCGAAGATCAAATCCGGCAAGCCGATTTTCTCGCTGGTACCTGCCGGCGGCTATACGTTATCTTCCGGCCTTACAGGTTCACTCAATGCAAACATCGCATTCTACACCAGCAGCCCGAAAACAACTAATATTTCCAGCATTACCACTAATTTCATTTATACGGAATACAAGCAAATGACGATCCCCGTCCAGGCCAACATCTGGACGCGCCATAACAACTACAATTTCATCGTCGACTGGCGGTTTTTCAAATATCCGCAGGATACTTACGGCCTGGGTATGGATTCCAAAATCAGGGATGCTACTAATTTGAAATACAAGCATTTGCGATTGCATCAAACGGTTTTAAAGCGGATTGGCAAGTCGTTTTTCGTGGGATTGGGGTTTGCCTATGACAAAAGGTGGCAGATCATGCAAACGGACAAGGAAGAGAAACTGAACCAGGATGTGAGAGATTATGGGTTGGGGACAAAGTCGTCGTCAGTCGGGCCGCTTTTTACGCTCGCCTATGACAGCCGGACGAATTCCATCAATCCTTTGAAAGGCTTTTACAGCAATGTTCAGGTGCGGCCAAACATGAAAGGGCTAGGCAGTACCAATGCCTGGCAGTCTGTCGTGATCGACGTACGCCGCTATTTCAACCTGCCTCAGGGAAGCCAGAACACCCTCGCATTCTGGAACTACAACTGGCTCACCATCGGCAAGCCACCCTACCTCGACCTTCCCGCCACGGGCTGGGACCCGACAACCAGTATTGGTCGAGGTTACATTCAGGGCCGTTTCCGCAGTCCTAATCTGCTCTATTTTGAAACGGAATATCGCTTCGCATTGACTAAAAACGGTCTTTTCGGAGGCGTACTCTTTGCCAATGCGCAAAGTGTATCCGATTGGCCTTCCAAAAGCTTCCGGCGCATTGCTCCCGCAGGAGGATTGGGAATTCGTATCAAGGTAAATAAGACGTCCGGCGCTAATATCGCGATTGATTATGGGTTTGGGATGGACGGGTCTCGGGGGTTGTTTGTGAATTTGGGGGAGGTGTTTTAA
- a CDS encoding NADP-dependent isocitrate dehydrogenase, with amino-acid sequence MSKIKVDNPVVELDGDEMTRIIWKFIKEKLILPYIDVDIKYYDLGIEYRDETNDQVTIDAANAIREYGVGIKCATITPDEARVEEFGLKQMWKSPNGTIRNILDGTVFREPIVMQNVPRLVTNWTAPIIVGRHAFGDQYRATDFVVPGKGKLTIKFEGEDGQVIEHEVYQFKGAGVAMGMYNIDESIRGFARSCFNVALDKGWPLYLSTKNTILKKYDGRFKDIFQEVYENEYKGKVHYEHRLIDDMVASALKWEGNFVWACKNYDGDVQSDTVAQGFGSLGLMTSTLVTPDGKVMEAEAAHGTVTRHYREHQKGKPTSTNPIASIFAWTRGLAFRGKLDNNQPLIDFANALEKVCIETVESGKMTKDLAVGLHGNDVKHGDHYLYTEEFLEAIDENLKAALA; translated from the coding sequence ATGAGCAAAATTAAAGTTGACAATCCCGTCGTAGAGCTGGATGGCGATGAAATGACCCGCATCATCTGGAAGTTTATCAAGGAAAAACTGATCCTCCCTTACATCGATGTAGATATCAAATACTACGATTTGGGTATCGAGTACCGCGACGAGACCAATGATCAGGTGACCATCGATGCTGCCAACGCTATCAGAGAATACGGCGTGGGTATCAAATGTGCAACCATCACACCTGACGAAGCCCGTGTTGAAGAATTCGGTCTGAAACAAATGTGGAAATCGCCAAACGGAACCATCCGTAACATCCTCGATGGTACTGTGTTCCGTGAGCCGATCGTAATGCAAAATGTGCCGAGACTAGTTACCAACTGGACAGCGCCAATTATCGTAGGACGTCACGCATTTGGTGACCAATACCGCGCTACCGACTTCGTGGTACCTGGAAAAGGTAAACTGACGATCAAATTCGAAGGCGAAGACGGACAAGTGATCGAGCACGAAGTGTACCAGTTCAAAGGTGCAGGTGTAGCGATGGGTATGTACAACATCGACGAGTCGATCCGCGGCTTCGCGCGTTCATGCTTTAATGTGGCTTTGGACAAAGGATGGCCATTGTACCTTTCTACCAAAAACACGATCCTTAAAAAATACGACGGCCGCTTCAAGGATATTTTCCAGGAAGTGTACGAAAACGAATACAAAGGAAAAGTACATTACGAGCACCGTCTGATCGACGACATGGTGGCTTCCGCATTGAAATGGGAAGGTAACTTCGTATGGGCTTGTAAAAACTACGACGGTGACGTTCAGTCGGATACCGTTGCGCAAGGTTTCGGTTCACTGGGTTTGATGACTTCAACTTTGGTTACGCCGGATGGCAAAGTAATGGAAGCTGAGGCAGCACACGGAACAGTAACCCGCCACTACCGCGAGCACCAGAAAGGCAAGCCAACTTCCACTAACCCAATCGCTTCCATCTTCGCATGGACCCGCGGCCTGGCGTTCCGTGGTAAGCTGGACAACAACCAGCCGTTGATCGATTTCGCTAACGCTTTGGAAAAAGTGTGTATCGAAACTGTGGAAAGTGGAAAAATGACCAAGGATTTGGCTGTTGGTCTGCACGGAAACGATGTGAAACATGGTGATCACTACCTGTACACAGAAGAGTTCCTAGAAGCGATCGACGAGAATTTGAAAGCTGCATTGGCATAA
- a CDS encoding 5-formyltetrahydrofolate cyclo-ligase, producing the protein MKKAALRKEFLQKRKEADGQWLIEKNALIAQNLEKYVQQNHFKTLHTFLPQLGSREIDTFFIIESFRIAFPAMRIAAPYIVPGTREMEHYLVTPSTHLVLNQWKIPEPDPLTAEKIRPEEIDIILVPLLAFDRKGYRVGYGGGYYDRFLPQTRPDCIKIGLSLFEEVEAIEDIDGYDIPLDACITPGRLYDFKNLKAY; encoded by the coding sequence ATGAAAAAGGCGGCATTGCGCAAGGAGTTTTTACAAAAAAGAAAGGAGGCCGACGGGCAATGGCTGATCGAAAAAAATGCCCTCATTGCGCAGAATCTGGAAAAATACGTTCAGCAAAATCATTTCAAAACACTCCACACCTTCCTGCCGCAACTCGGCTCGCGCGAAATCGACACCTTTTTCATTATTGAGTCGTTCCGCATTGCATTTCCTGCCATGCGCATTGCAGCACCCTACATTGTTCCCGGCACGCGTGAAATGGAGCATTATTTGGTAACGCCTTCCACGCATTTGGTTTTAAATCAATGGAAAATTCCTGAACCTGACCCATTGACTGCTGAAAAAATACGACCCGAAGAAATCGACATTATACTGGTACCGCTTCTCGCGTTCGACCGCAAAGGTTACCGAGTCGGTTATGGCGGCGGCTATTACGACCGCTTTTTGCCTCAAACCCGCCCTGATTGCATCAAAATAGGCCTTTCCCTCTTTGAAGAAGTGGAGGCGATAGAAGATATCGATGGTTACGACATTCCGCTCGACGCGTGCATCACACCAGGAAGATTGTATGATTTCAAAAATCTGAAAGCCTATTAA
- a CDS encoding aspartate-semialdehyde dehydrogenase — translation MKIAVVGATGLVGGEILKVLEERNFPVTELLAVASERSVGKEVTFKGKQIKVIGFEDAIAAKPEIAIFSAGGSTSLALAPKFAEAGITVVDNSSAWRMDPTKKLVVPEINAVELTKEDKIIANPNCSTIQMVVVLNPLHKKYKIKRVVVSTYQSVTGTGKAAVDQLFSERAGDHSKDKVYPHQIDLNVLPHIDMFLDNGYTKEEMKMTNETKKIMSDDSIAVTATTVRIPTIGGHSEAVNIEFENEFDLEEVRQILSETEGVIVQDDPKNALYPMPLTAHGKDETFVGRIRRDESQPKTLNLWIVADNLRKGAATNAVQIAEFLAKHDLVGVAAEA, via the coding sequence ATGAAAATCGCAGTAGTAGGCGCTACCGGTTTGGTGGGCGGCGAAATCCTCAAAGTGCTCGAAGAGCGTAATTTCCCGGTGACGGAGCTATTGGCCGTCGCATCTGAAAGGTCTGTTGGTAAGGAAGTTACATTCAAGGGTAAACAGATAAAGGTGATCGGCTTCGAGGATGCGATTGCTGCCAAACCGGAGATCGCGATCTTCTCGGCCGGCGGTAGCACTTCATTGGCGCTCGCACCGAAATTCGCGGAAGCAGGCATCACAGTGGTGGATAACTCATCGGCATGGCGTATGGACCCGACCAAAAAACTGGTTGTTCCGGAAATCAATGCAGTAGAGTTGACGAAAGAAGACAAGATCATCGCAAACCCGAACTGCTCGACCATTCAAATGGTGGTGGTTCTGAATCCTTTGCACAAAAAATATAAAATTAAGCGTGTGGTTGTTTCCACTTACCAATCGGTAACAGGAACAGGCAAAGCAGCCGTGGATCAATTGTTCTCCGAGCGCGCTGGCGACCACAGCAAAGACAAAGTGTACCCGCACCAGATCGACCTGAACGTGCTTCCGCACATCGATATGTTCCTCGACAATGGTTATACCAAAGAGGAAATGAAGATGACTAACGAAACGAAGAAGATCATGAGCGACGACAGCATTGCGGTAACCGCAACGACTGTGCGTATCCCAACGATCGGTGGTCACTCTGAGGCAGTTAACATCGAATTTGAAAACGAATTCGATCTGGAAGAAGTTCGTCAGATCCTGAGCGAAACCGAAGGCGTAATCGTACAGGACGACCCGAAAAATGCATTGTACCCAATGCCATTAACGGCGCACGGCAAAGACGAAACTTTCGTAGGCCGCATCCGCCGCGACGAGTCTCAGCCTAAAACGCTGAACTTGTGGATCGTAGCGGATAACCTGCGTAAAGGCGCTGCTACTAATGCCGTTCAAATCGCTGAATTCCTTGCGAAACACGATTTAGTTGGTGTAGCTGCGGAAGCGTAG
- a CDS encoding NADH-quinone oxidoreductase subunit D, with product MSNAIQYEYKPEHFIASAPTKYNSESLRTEEMVLNMGPQHPSTHGVLRLEVVTDGEVVIDVVPHLGYLHRCFEKHAESLPFNQIIPYVDRMDYVAAMNSEHAYVMGVERMLGIENDIPKRVEYIRVVVAELNRLASHFVALGTYAMDIGAYTPFLWMMRDREQILRLLEWTCGARMLYNYIWIGGLFYDLPVGFEERCAEFIKYLKPKLIELQQLVVDNKIFIQRTANVGVLPLDVAINYGCTGPMLRGSGLRYDLRKVDGYSVYPELDFEIPIGEGKLGKVGDCWDRTWVRVVECWESVKIIEQSLVQLQGDHRRTRDFDPQALVPKKIRPKAMDFYVRGESPKGELGFYFRTDGRADIPVRCKARACSFNNLSVIGEISKGALLADLVAVIGSIDVVMGEVDR from the coding sequence ATGAGCAACGCCATTCAATACGAATACAAGCCCGAGCATTTCATCGCGTCGGCACCCACCAAATACAACTCCGAAAGCCTTCGTACAGAGGAAATGGTGCTCAATATGGGCCCGCAGCACCCGTCGACGCACGGCGTACTTCGCCTCGAAGTGGTGACGGACGGTGAGGTGGTGATAGACGTCGTGCCGCATTTGGGATACCTGCACCGCTGTTTCGAAAAGCACGCGGAATCGCTGCCATTCAACCAGATTATCCCTTACGTGGATCGGATGGATTACGTGGCGGCCATGAACTCGGAACATGCTTATGTGATGGGCGTGGAGCGCATGCTGGGCATTGAAAACGATATTCCGAAGCGCGTGGAGTACATCCGCGTGGTGGTGGCCGAGCTTAACCGGCTGGCCTCACACTTTGTCGCGCTCGGTACGTACGCGATGGACATTGGCGCGTACACGCCGTTCCTGTGGATGATGCGCGACCGTGAGCAAATCCTGCGCCTGCTCGAATGGACGTGCGGCGCGCGGATGCTGTACAATTATATCTGGATAGGTGGCTTGTTCTATGATCTGCCGGTCGGTTTCGAAGAACGTTGTGCGGAGTTTATTAAATATCTGAAACCGAAGCTGATCGAATTGCAGCAGCTTGTGGTGGATAATAAGATATTTATTCAAAGAACCGCGAATGTAGGCGTGCTGCCTTTGGACGTCGCCATTAACTATGGCTGTACCGGTCCAATGCTCCGCGGTTCGGGTTTGAGATATGATTTAAGAAAAGTGGACGGCTATTCCGTTTACCCCGAGCTGGATTTTGAAATACCGATCGGCGAAGGAAAACTGGGCAAAGTGGGGGATTGCTGGGACCGCACCTGGGTGCGCGTGGTCGAATGCTGGGAATCGGTGAAAATCATCGAGCAAAGCCTGGTGCAGTTGCAGGGAGATCACAGAAGAACCCGCGATTTTGACCCGCAAGCGTTGGTTCCGAAGAAAATAAGGCCGAAAGCGATGGATTTCTACGTCCGCGGCGAGAGCCCGAAAGGGGAGCTGGGCTTCTATTTCCGCACCGACGGCCGCGCTGATATTCCTGTTCGCTGCAAGGCGCGGGCTTGTTCATTCAATAACCTTTCGGTAATTGGTGAAATCTCAAAAGGCGCATTGCTGGCCGATTTAGTCGCTGTAATCGGCTCGATCGATGTTGTAATGGGAGAGGTTGACAGATAA